From Panthera tigris isolate Pti1 chromosome D3, P.tigris_Pti1_mat1.1, whole genome shotgun sequence, one genomic window encodes:
- the ACADS gene encoding short-chain specific acyl-CoA dehydrogenase, mitochondrial, translating to MAAALLARACGPSLRALRPWDWRQLHTIYQSVELPEMHQMLRQTCREFAEKELVPIAAQVDKEHRFPTAQVKKMGELGLLAMDVPEELNGAGLDYLAYAIAVEEISRGCASTGVIMSVNNSLYLGPLLKFGSKEQKQLWITPFTGGDKIGCFALSEPGNGSDAGAASTTARAEGDSWVLNGTKAWITNAWEASATVVFASTDRSLHNKGISAFLVPMPTPGLTLGKKEDKLGIRASSTANLIFEDCRIPKDNLLGELGMGFKIAMQTLDMGRIGIAAQALGIAQAALDCAVNYAENRKAFGAPLTKLQSIQFKLADMALALESARLLTWRAAMLKDNKKPFTKEAAMAKLAASEAATAISHQAIQILGGMGYVTEMPAERHYRDARITEIYEGTSEIQRLVIAGHLLKSYRS from the exons CTCTGCGTCCTTGGGACTGGCGTCAGTTGCATACTATCTACCAGTCTGTGGAACTTCCCGAGATGCACCAGATGCTGCGTCAGACGTGCCGGGAATTTGCCGAGAAGGAGCTGGTTCCCATTGCCGCCCAGGTGGACAAGGAGCATCGCTTCCCGACAGCCCAG GTGAAGAAGATGGGCGAGCTCGGGCTTCTGGCCATGGATGTGCCCGAGGAGCTAAATGGTGCCGGCCTTGATTACCTGGCCTATGCCATTGCCGTGGAGGAGATCAGTCGGGGCTGTGCCTCTACAGGAGTCATCATGAGTGTCAACAAC TCCCTCTACTTGGGGCCTCTCCTGAAGTTCGGCTCCAAGGAGCAGAAGCAGCTGTGGATTACCCCTTTTACCGGTGGTGACAAAATTGGCTGCTTTGCACTCAGTGAACCAG GGAATGGCAGCGACGCAGGAGCCGCCTCCACCACCGCCCGAGCAGAGGGCGACTCGTGGGTCCTGAACGGCACCAAGGCCTGGATCACCAACGCGTGGGAGGCCTCCGCCACCGTGGTCTTTGCCAGCACAGACAGATCCTTGCACAACAAG GGCATCAGTGCCTTCTTGGTTCCCATGCCGACACCTGGGCTCAcgctggggaagaaggaagacaagCTGGGCATCCGGGCCTCATCCACGGCCAACCTCATCTTTGAGGACTGTCGCATCCCCAAGGACAACCTGCTGGGGGAGCTGGGGATGGGCTTCAAGATAGCCATG CAAACCCTGGACATGGGGCGCATTGGCATTGCCGCCCAGGCCCTGGGCATCGCCCAGGCCGCCCTCGATTGTGCCGTGAACTATGCCGAGAATCGCAAGGCCTTCGGGGCCCCCCTCACCAAGCTCCAGAGCATCCAG TTCAAGCTGGCGGACATGGCCCTGGCCCTGGAGAGTGCCCGGCTGCTGACCTGGCGTGCTGCCATGTTGAAGGATAACAAGAAGCCTTTTACCAAG GAAGCAGCAATGGCCAAGCTGGCTGCGTCGGAGGCTGCAACTGCCATCAGCCACCAG GCCATCCAGATCCTGGGTGGCATGGGCTACGTGACAGAGATGCCGGCCGAACGGCACTACCGCGACGCGCGCATCACTGAGATTTATGAAGGCACCAGCGAGATCCAGAGGCTGGTGATCGCTGGGCACCTGCTCAAGAGCTACCGGAGCTGA